A window of Salvia splendens isolate huo1 chromosome 8, SspV2, whole genome shotgun sequence genomic DNA:
ACATATGAGTAGCACTTTTAGTTTTAAAAGTAGGCACTCTCATAACTAAAACTCGCAATTCAAAAAAAAGTTATTACTTGTATCAATATAACATCCATTTGGAaacaaaagtataattttaaaaattaaaatagtggtTAGTCATGTCATAAAAATGTATGTAGTATATTAAAAAATGTATGTAgtatatattcaaaataaacAAGTTGATGGAAAGGGAAGGTAAAATCATGGCTACGAAATAGCCGAGATTGATATAATCATATATACCACAATCCACACATAGCGCAACCAAGGAACATATTTTTCGCACTCAATAATCACTCTGTGAAAGTCCGAAACCAGCCATAAGACAAATGTGAAACTGTAAATCCCAATTTCGATGCGGAATGCTCATGGTTCAAGGTTTATTCATGCATAATATAATTAGCAAACCATCCAAGTAAAACATGTTTGATAAGCATTAATATATGCTATGTTTTCTTCCACAACATAGATTATAGAAGTGTGATTTACTCGATGCTCAGAACTTCAATCTCAAAAACCAGAATTGAGTTCGGCTGAATGCCCCATGCTGGGAATCCACCACTGCCATAGGCGTAGTCAGGAGAGCACTGCAGGATTAAAACCAAAAAATCATTAACAAAATACTTATAAAACATatctatatatagagagagcgagacatattaaaagaaaaactagaGAAAAGGATATAAATTTGAAGCAAAGTTAACAAAACATCAAGAGCAATTATAATTCTAGTTTGGTTTCTTGGAATACTGCAAGAAAATACTATCAGAAGCAGCAGTTCTTGAATGTAATTGATTGGCTAAACAACCTAAATTGAGTATAAATTATACTTATAATGCAAGAACAACAACTATAGAACATTTCCATACTTTCAGTTTAGCAATTTCTCCCAACTGCATTCCCAGCACTCCTTCATCCCATCCTGCAATAGAGGTAAAGTGCTACGCTAATAACTAAAAGCCAATAAAAAAATCAGCATAACACAATCACAATCATGAGATACAGCACCTTCAAGTGAAATAAGCAATCATACATCAAAAGTTTCTCAATATTCCATCTGAATCATATTCAGGTAGCTCTCATCAAATCAAAAAGGTGTTTATATTGATTGATTATTTCTTAAAGTGAAAATTTGGTTCTTTGATCATCAAAATAGAGGTGAAGGAAGCTCTGGCATGGGGACTTAGTTAGTGGATTGGTAGAAGTCTTCAACCATAGGCAATAATGGGAATAAAAGCACAATATTGAAGAACATGTAGCAAATCATGGTTTGAATTACATGGAACTTCACCACAACTCATGTTTGCCAGCTAATTCCCCAAGCAAACTCAAGTAACTACAGTAATAAATTAAGATTGTACATATCATCATCTTTCACAAACTGGTGATATTTACAGGTACAAGAACTCCAACACTCTATTCTTACTTGCTTTTTTATCCACTCACACAGTATTTGTTCTTCACATCAGCATACAGTAATCATTTCCTACCATAACAAATCTGTAGCCAAatgaatgataaaaaaaaactttcacCAAAATAACGGCACAGCAAAATGACTATTTAACGAGACGCATACAAAACTCAATTACTGAAACACCTAACTCAATCATTGCCGATTTCAACTGCGCAATACTAATTCACCGTTTGATCTCACGATCAATCACACAATTCAGCCAATACACACACAGTCAGCtcaaattaaaaatcaaagccaaattcaaccaaaattcgttgaggaaaaataaaaataccttTAATAACACTGCCTTTCCCAATCTGAAAAGTGAAGGGCTTCTGCCCTGCATCCTTGGTGCTATTCCCCCAAATTCACGCAAAAGTAAGGTCAAATACATCAATCACGGTTCTTCTTTAATCGATAAGCATGAGAAAGAAAAAAGGTACCTCCAGAACTTTAGGTTGAGATCTCGGTTTTTGCCAAAACCGGTGCAGTGAACGGTGACGGTTTGGCCGGGTGTGGGCTTGGGGCCATTGCCTTGCCTGATCAATTCCTTGTCAATTCCCATAGCTGAGATTGGTGAGGAAGATTGCTGCAGTTTCGTCCCCTTTTGGCTTTATCTAGGGTTTTGCTTTTCACTGTTTAGTGTAACGTTTCTCAATATTTTGTCACATTTCTTAACCATTAAAGAGTAAAagctttattctctttttttcacAAAGAATATACCTTcaaaagtaattaaatattttaacttTAAAATTTACATAAGCTTGCTTTGATGGGTTAACGTAGTGCCCGTCTTTGAaccaatttaaaatttcaataatacAAGTTGATAAGTTTTAGAAATCAAAACATTGGAATTTAAAAAATGTGCAATTTGAAACATCAATTGCTATTCTAATGGTGGCATATGTCTAACTTGagtttttttcgaatttttaaagATAGAGCAAGAGAAGTATTGGATACAACTACAGAACTAAGTTGGATTGAAGTCGACCGACTCCATCGCCAGTCCAAAAGAACGGCTAAGAAAAGCATCCATTGCTTGGCGACTGGCTCTACATTGTCCGCACATCTCTCCCCATGCCATCCCCAACATGGAGCTTCCTaatatttttctattaattGGGTTTCATAATTTAGTCTTCTGCTTTTTCTGTTGATTTACTTATAGCCCAACTCGTTTATATGAGTAGGGAGTACATTTTAGTACTAATAAGTTTCAACATTAACTTATGTAGTTGAAGTTGGAAAATATTAGTATAGGTTTGATATAGATCATCTTCTTTAGCTCAATTTTCTataacattttctttttatctttgcAGTAACTAATCAAaaatcattatatttttttgggaaaatTGTTATTTGAATCATAACTTTTGGTTGATTTCTAGTACATTAAACTTTTCTCTTATGTACAAATTCAATTTGCCCTGATTTAAATAGACATGATAATCATCTCGTTTCACTATCGATTCTATTGCTTTGCTTCACTTGTCCTTAAGATTAATGGTCGAATATATTTCGACTTTTTTAGTGATTTTATCAAATCTATCCAAACATGttcctcattttttatttacacCAACATCTAACATGTTAACCTTTTGAGATACTAACATGCATGTAAGTGTAACTCCTCACGTAAAATAGGAAGATATAATTGACGAATAATGGTTACACCAACAAACACCAATACATTTTTATTACAATAAGTCAATAACGACACAGCCTAGAATGACAAGTaatcaaaacaaacacaaacacagacgcacaaaataaattaattcctaGAGTAGATGATAAATCAGTAGAACATGAGTTGGTTCCTCCATCGCCATCGATCATCACGGGGCGTGCGGAGGAGTAAACGCTGGAGCAGCCGGGGCATTCGGCAACGAAGGATTCCCAGGGAACTGAGGAGCATTGGGCACCAATGGACTATTTCCGGGGAACTGAGGAGCATTGGGCGTAGATGGACTATCGGGGAGTTGAGGAGTACTAGGAAAAAAGGGATTTCCCGGGAATCTAGGAAAGATCGGGAACGAAGAAGACGACGACGGTGATGGAAACATAGGTGGAAACACTATCGGGAGGGAAGGGGTCGTCATCCCTGGAAATCTAGGAAAAAATGATCCTGGCCCCTGCAGCAGGCGGCGATTGCCGCCTACTGTAGCCGCTTCCAGACATGGGAATGACAAAAGGACGAGGATGAGGACGAGGACAAGGACATCGGGGGAACGATAAGCCATTTTGAACTAGTGAATAATGCTTGGATGTGGATTTATTTTTGGTGTGAGAATTGTTGAATGCGTTTTCAGTATTTATAATATGGTTTATTGATCAACTAGTTTCTCAATCATTGATCATAGGTGATTAGGTTTTAAACGCTGGTGTTTGTTGTTGATGTGATGAATTTACTTCTCTCCGCTACAAAAGTGTATGATTGTGCTTAATAATGAACTTTACCACCAATTTTTGCATTCTACAATACCTAGAATTGGCTCAAGACAAAAATTATCagtgtattattattattggtgAGATATTTATTAGgtagtatataattatattgattGGTTTTAGCAGTGAACTTCACTATGGTTTAATTGGTCTCCATTCATATATTATGTAGGCTTCAATGAATAAGATTGTATCCAATCCCCAAAAAATCTAACACAAGTATGTGTTTATTTGGAAAATAAGGATTGACATAAATTGCAGTTTTTTATTAGCAAAATTTTGGGATCATTGACTAGCCATTTCAGCTCTTTACTTTGGTTATTAAAAAATCAGTTTTaatccatttttattttgatatgtaCCGGTTTATATTATTTTGGTTATTATTCGCATTATTTAGAAGTCTTCGTAGTTAGTGTCCTTGCTTTAGACTGTGGGTCTGTATAAATTACTCCATAATAGAGATAATTTGCCGCACTTTCTGTTGTCTTGTTTAGCTTTTTTCGCTTTTTCTCGAATTTCAGTTTGTATTTTAGTCtattcttataattaaaaattcattatATTTGGTTAGGGTTCATAATCGTGTCTTACACTTCATTTTCGCTTTGTTAGTTCATAACTGACAGGATACATATATGAT
This region includes:
- the LOC121745406 gene encoding peptidyl-prolyl cis-trans isomerase FKBP12-like; amino-acid sequence: MGIDKELIRQGNGPKPTPGQTVTVHCTGFGKNRDLNLKFWSTKDAGQKPFTFQIGKGSVIKGWDEGVLGMQLGEIAKLKCSPDYAYGSGGFPAWGIQPNSILVFEIEVLSIE